A single region of the Lotus japonicus ecotype B-129 chromosome 4, LjGifu_v1.2 genome encodes:
- the LOC130716265 gene encoding uncharacterized protein LOC130716265 — MGRKAGGLYINPKRFGQLHKPCMKEMTMFLNCMATCNSDINACAQQKELLNACIDSQSKKKRNSWGSINYQLQRLSRGRK; from the exons ATGGGGCGGAAAGCTGGCGGGCTTTATATCAACCCTAAGAGGTTTGGTCAACTTCATAAACCTTgcatgaaggaaatgacaaTGTTTCTCAACTGTATGGCTACATGCAATAGTGACATTAATGCATGTGCTCAGCAGAAGGAACTATTAAATGCCTGTATCGATTCTCAG agtaaaaagaaaagaaactctTGGGGGAGCATCAATTATCAGCTGCAGAGGCTTAGCCGAGGAAGGAAGTAG